The sequence AACAATTATCTAGCATTTGTAGACATTTAGATCAgagaatttcaaaaaaaaaaaaacctctcgaATGTTTCTTCCTTGCCACCGCTGTGGCCACCGGAAGTACACAGTTTTCTTGCCAACAGTCCCATGGCAgtattgataccactctcatgtctgtaagGTACATATAGACCTAGAAGATGGATAGCTGGCATTAACACTAGGAAAAAAGCTAGCTTGTCTCTGTCcaaagctagaaaaaaaatccatcctgGTCCTCTAAAGCTGGATGCCTGGCAACTGCACAGTGATGACAGAACTTCCAGGAGTTGCTTAGCTAAGAAATGGTTAGGGACACACCCTTAACCATATGTACCTTTAAGCCTTAATCAAAtctaaacaggtgagttatgaaaaaaatcatcccccattttttttgcaccacactataaacatgtttgtttctggtGCAAAGTTGGACATACtgacacttggtcagtggcctgCAGTGTCTTATACCAATGCACGTAGCCACCCTTTAGAGTTTGTATGGGATGCATCGTGTCTTGTCATTATTGGATGCTCAGAGTTACTGACATAATGTAAAGAGCAAGAGAGTCTACTTAGGGAGGAGGTCAGGGTGGATGGGTGAGTCAAACACTGGACTTTCTCCCAGAggaccactgtttgtgtcctcaataaaacaaaagtcaacTTATTTTAACTATGTAACATGGtatgtaacattacattactACTTGATGATACTGAATGTTAATACAAACAAATTTTTGTTACCCAAACCATTTTTTCCCACTAAATCTTATTTTTGTTCCTTTAACTTATcaaagtaaacctaaaaaccAGATAAATCTGCATTGGAAGTTTATTTCCAAAAGAGACTATATGCATGTAACAAACAGGAACTGTATAGTTCCTGCTAACATGGAAGtttatttgaaaagaaacaGGTGGTAACTGACCCCCCATCCCAAAACTAATGCTAAAGGGGTACTTGGAGCAACATAGTTTGACAATTTTGTTTCAGACAGAACCAGGCAACCAGTTTCCAGGTTTCCAGTGTTATTCTATAAGGTCATGTACTAGGGGATTAGTAAAGCATATTTAGTTGTGCAACTGAAACTACTCTGTTACTCATAGACATAGAATCCATGAACATACATGACATCTTccttatgtttgtgttttacaggGTTTAACTCTATGGTCGGTTCTATTATGGGATTTTCCATTTTGATTAGCGCAGAGGTCTTCAAGCACCATGCTGACGTCTGGTTTCTGGATGGCACCATTGGAGTTCTCATTGGACTCATCATTTTGGCATATGGCGTCAAGTAAGATATAAAACCCCCGGTCTTTATTGATTTGAGATATTTCATAATGTTAATTAGGTTGATCCATATTGTATTAATACCCCAATCAGGTGTCAACTCGACAGCTCTGTGCTAGCTGGGGTGTTAAGTGCTAAAACAAGCTGAGACACCTTGCAGATgtaatttcttcacatttacTTTCCAATAAGACCTTGTCTCCGTGTCCGCAGGCTCCTGAAGGATATGGTGCCCCGTGTGAGGCAGACGAGGAACTACGAACGTTttgagtgagagtgtgtttttGACCAGACGAGCAGGTTCAAACACACACCATCCACACAGCTGGCTGCCTCCTGCCCTCCgccctcttctctctgtctttcataCACACCTTAACACACATTTCGCCTGCATATGCAGCACATACAGACTCCATGTtctcataaacacaaatatacatgtGCTGTATAAACTGTACAAAGTACATTCATACATTCTGAcaaatacacatgcatgcacacacatacacagacgtCTGAGAGACTTTGAGGGACAGGGATGTGATTGAAGAGCACATTCTGGAGAGAAAACActtcaattacatttttttcccgcTCTTCTTCACTTTTTCTCCATGAGACCACTAGTTTAAATATTACAACTAGAGTAGGGAAAAGGCCAAAGAGTTGAGCTTCCGGGCTTTGGATTTGTTCGACCTGAAGATAGTTGCTGCTTAGATGGCATCATTCACATCAACACAGTTTTCACACTGTAGGAGACTACAGTTTGTTGATTTTTCCTTGTACGTTCAGCCATTGTTGTGGTGGGCATATTGGggatcaaaatcaaaatttttcAAATGATGCAGATTTTAGTCAAATGAGAAATAAAGTATGTTTCCCAATGCAATTTACTTGAGAAAACATATGATGAACATTGTAGGATTTTCATTTGTCACCCTATTAATTAGGAATACATACTCTGGGTAGAGCTGAGGGCagctcattttattattattatttctagtTATTGTTAGATACAAGTGTTCCTTTCCTAAATCAGACAAAGAGTCCCTGTCAAAAGAGGAGGATGTAGAAAGCAGGGAAAAGAGGACTTAGACAGAGAGCATATGAGATGTACATACTGAGTCAGCAAACACTGCTTCATCCAAAAGGTGAAAAGCATCAGCGGACAGTTGGGTGAGGTCAGCCTTGATCTAGAAACTCTACATCTAAAAGCAAACAGCAGTTAAGAGCACAGAAGATACTAAGGACAAACATTTGCCATAGGGTGGCTATAAACCTAAAGTGCACAAGTCATTTATTTACATTGCATAGCCACCAgtactgtatgtactgtacCCAAGCACAAATTAACTAACTTCTCTGGTGTTTGTTGGTGACAGTTTAGCACAATGGGTCATTAAAGAAGTAATTGGAGGGCCTTTTATGTCTTTAGTATCTGATTTTACACGTTTCATTGCCATATATTGTACATATCGTTTTacttgtttacaaaaacaaacacttgagtCAGTTATTAACTGAAATCCATTCAgtatctttgtttgttttttttttctatggaggaatatcttaatatttatgtttttgttgttacacCTTTTTCAGAAAGTCTCTGGTACCATTTGCTATGATtctattatttatcattttctctATGGAATGTTGTACTGAATCTAGTTGGgatatttattagttttattgttttatttgtccctTTTTTCGTTTGCTCTGACAGCAAAATTAAAGTTGGATTACACAAAGTCTCAAACCTAAGTTGAACAAAAGCACAGTGACGAAGACAATGCAGCCTGTGGGAAGATCCTTGTTATTACACGTCATTTGGAGAAGAGTTTTCTCCCCTGTGTCTGCTTACCTGCTTCTCACTCATTTGTTCTGCATGTTGCCATTGTTATCATCCATGATAACGTGCAATGAACAGAATGTAAATACAAACCACACAGTCTGtacatatgtttattacactgtTTGGGTGCATCAGTaagaaaaagtcacaaataTAGTCGTAGTACTTTATGGCCGACATAATAGTCTTTTTGGAGTATAGAGCATATAGTTAAAGTACAGAATGTTGCATAtagttaaaaatgtttactcTATAGTGCTTATTCtgtaaatgttgttttacaTATTACTGTAGATTATTggtgaaatgaaatgataagtcttactgtacatttttgcacTGTAAGTGAAAATCTGAGACTGGATGTAGGTAGGATCTGAGAGCGCTGTCCGGGGCTCCTTATACACTTACTAGAAACTGTCAAAACAACAACTGATTGCAGGTCAATGTCAAGACTCAGTGTCAACTGGCAGTTTCATGAagcaagtcattattttaattgttgaaACAGGACAGTGACAACTTATCTTGTGGCACAAaccagtattatttttttacataagttACGAGGGTGTTGTAAGCTCTGATATAGAATAACccaaaactaaatatttaaacagtAATGAATCAGGTAAATGAAATTTAGAGAATCATCTTGGTCCagctaacaaacaaacatgaatagTACACAGTGTTTCCCATAGAGTTAGCATGTTTATGTGATGACATCTGAAGGGGGTGGTGGAGCAACGAcagcaaactttcttttttttttctttgaaatgcatgtgtgcctttttttatatatatatataattctctGTCCCCTCTTAAAACAGAGATTTTTGTAGGTTTGTAAACTCTGTGCAGGCAGAACtctccattatttttttcctcagcagcagtttgtgactcactgggtggataactgatcaaTCGATCTGtttagagctgatcagatcacatcaatggatgagagaagctgttgaatgaatgtgtgaatgcaaatttttagacccagcacaataaGCGTTAAGTTTCACTCTCAGTGCTCCTTACGTTCTgttgctccatctgtgcccagggtACACTCTGTGTGAGAaggtgtggtgcaatgaataaccaagCAATATACATATTTCAACAGCACAACCAATGAATAgtccagatttaaaaaaaatagaaactctatttgtggcagcagatgttttaatcgtgacaggctgccacaaataaattactttGTGGATAACCCTGGCATTTAAAGAATATATAGTCTATTTTCAACCTTTTGACATTTGCTGTCTTCATTCATTCTTGCCAAGAGGCAAATTCAGTTAAAGCAGCCCCACACAGGTCAGCTGCTGGTGCCAACATAGGGCGATTCTGGGATTTCAGCATATTCTTGcatcttatttacattttaggtacagcaacaacaacaaaagaaagaaaaaatcccaATGTGAATCAATATCACTGCTTTATTACACTGTATAGAACTGTGGCCTGGTTTCTGCCTCTAAATGCAGATCCAGAGTGCTTGTGCGCTACCTTGTGGTGGAAGGCCAAATGACAAGCTCGGTAATTAGTATTCAGTGCACTGGATCTGTGGGAGAGAGTCTAAATATATCCCAGGCTGAAGACAGTAACAAAGCCTTGGACAGTGATTCTTAGGGCACCTACATCCACTCTACAGTGTAATTATCAACTCCCAGTTGACATACTGGACAAGGTGCAAAATTCTTGGTATTATCATTAGTTTCCTTGTGTGAAGAATAAGGATTAGCTAGTAACTGAGGGTGTGGATCAGCTCACACAACTTCAACTCACCAACAgcacactgatttgtaatgtgtcCCCTTGCATAGAAGACAATCTTAACATGACTTTTACTTGCGAAGCACAGTGTTAACATGCTAATATCCACCACATAAGGCACAAATTCATAATAATGGTATGCTTTAGTAGCTCTATTGCTCATATGGTTAGCATAAtcatttttggatgaactgGAAACTATTTTGATCTTGGCAACCTCATCCTTTCtacctctctttttttttgctcactgtTTTATTTCCAAGCCACTTGTCTAGTGCACATTTATGCTACATTAAATTTTGGTGCGGGTGATCTTTGAAGCTGTTGCACTCACTGTGAATCACTGCGTCAGTGCAACAACTgagcatcaaaacaaaaaatatgttacatatAACTGTAATTCTATGATCACCAGAGTTGCATTTCATTAATCTCTGATGTGATTTCGCCACTGCCCATTAAAATATTGTAACCCTCACACTTCATTTTTTGgggtttgtgaaaaaaaaaatatctctgaCTTTTTGCACAAACACGAAGCCTCTGTTCATTTGACAGGTGATGTAATATCTGACACCATTTCATTGTTCAGTCCAAAAAGCTCAGGATTATCTA is a genomic window of Plectropomus leopardus isolate mb chromosome 10, YSFRI_Pleo_2.0, whole genome shotgun sequence containing:
- the LOC121949241 gene encoding transmembrane protein 163-like, which codes for MPPEVDDFLFSVSIVSGLTCAVLAVAKFMLGRVLTSRALITDGFNSMVGSIMGFSILISAEVFKHHADVWFLDGTIGVLIGLIILAYGVKLLKDMVPRVRQTRNYERFE